A portion of the Echeneis naucrates chromosome 5, fEcheNa1.1, whole genome shotgun sequence genome contains these proteins:
- the svbp gene encoding small vasohibin-binding protein produces the protein MEPACRKDKPKLNSTPTRGDRGKQKSAQQELKQRQRAEIYALNKVMTELEQQQFEAFCKQMQSQGE, from the exons ATGGAGCCTGCCTGCCGTAAAGACAAGCCAAAGCTGAACTCCACCCCGACCAGAGGAGACAGAGGCAAGCAGAAATCTGCACAGCAGGAGctcaaacagagacagagagcagag ATTTATGCTCTGAACAAGGTGATGACAGAGTtggaacagcagcagtttgaagcCTTTTGTAAACAGATGCAGTCACAGGGAGAATAA